The following are encoded together in the Nocardia sp. XZ_19_385 genome:
- the mobC gene encoding plasmid mobilization relaxosome protein MobC, producing MASPTGASRSSSATTPTAGTAMSGRPAEDGATVSPLPVRARARRRQRQANTAGGRAKAHCVKVTPEQELELVARAGRAKVSVSRLLVEAALSDAGTSVGASRDVADRLAGIERLLANLANNVNQIAVVANSTGTIEREALAANMALLRRLRDRVDIALDGWSAAA from the coding sequence ATGGCTTCGCCGACGGGAGCCAGCCGCTCCAGTTCAGCTACGACCCCTACAGCGGGCACGGCGATGTCCGGTCGCCCGGCCGAGGACGGCGCCACGGTCTCCCCGCTGCCGGTGCGCGCCCGCGCTCGTCGACGGCAACGCCAGGCCAACACAGCCGGCGGGCGAGCGAAAGCGCACTGCGTGAAGGTCACCCCGGAACAAGAACTCGAACTCGTGGCACGCGCTGGCCGGGCGAAAGTCTCGGTGTCGCGCCTCCTGGTGGAGGCCGCGCTGTCGGACGCGGGGACGTCGGTGGGCGCGAGTCGCGACGTGGCCGACCGCCTGGCGGGTATCGAGCGGCTGTTGGCGAACCTGGCGAACAACGTCAACCAGATCGCCGTGGTCGCCAACTCCACCGGCACGATCGAGCGCGAGGCGCTGGCCGCGAACATGGCCTTGCTGCGCCGCCTGCGCGATCGCGTGGATATCGCCCTCGATGGGTGGAGCGCGGCGGCGTGA
- a CDS encoding LPD29 domain-containing protein has translation MMEIPDAAKLWKRALQAEWPGVRWSVRSAPRGWFSVITAWEDGPTENAVAVFCRAFKTVYPDAASWVRDSSFRRTYSPAGYAVVIEAITRDIPTMPIPRTPDGGLDIRAARAQTWAGPVKVGGRFYGHKHVYDLVAVVELVAADHDYTPSRATESGGPDASTE, from the coding sequence ATGATGGAGATTCCCGACGCGGCCAAGCTGTGGAAACGCGCCCTGCAAGCGGAATGGCCGGGCGTCCGGTGGTCGGTGCGTTCGGCCCCGCGCGGATGGTTCTCTGTGATCACGGCATGGGAGGACGGGCCGACCGAAAACGCGGTGGCCGTGTTCTGCCGGGCGTTCAAAACCGTCTACCCCGACGCCGCGAGCTGGGTACGTGACTCCAGTTTCCGGCGCACCTACAGCCCGGCCGGGTACGCCGTCGTGATCGAGGCGATTACCCGCGATATCCCAACGATGCCGATTCCGCGTACCCCGGACGGCGGGCTGGACATCCGCGCCGCGCGTGCGCAGACCTGGGCCGGGCCGGTGAAGGTCGGCGGACGGTTCTACGGACACAAGCACGTGTACGACTTGGTGGCGGTGGTGGAGCTGGTCGCCGCTGACCACGACTACACCCCGAGCCGCGCGACGGAGTCCGGCGGGCCGGACGCTTCGACTGAATAG
- a CDS encoding DUF932 domain-containing protein, producing the protein MSRETSEWLNTQTLIGMTDQRGTAWHYRAEHQGEEPNHYPSYIPVADVRRRLFGWRAEAVPPHYPVPFGATPETPADPANPGYRLVEVPGSPFPMMADLSRQLVFRSDTGRPLGVFSSKYPVMQYGEMLLDGLAALVTPDGLAVSDDALGIGSAGLLKGGAVAWVQIERPDTVTTSEGVDFRTSILASASMDGSLPLSYAAVNQVVVCDNTHAWALDEAERSGRIWKLRRRSALSQFAFKDARAALQMVVEAEDGFAADIAKLCDLSVSPAQFRRLLDDFAPMPDEDAPKATRTRAENKRGQIEKLWVSDERVKPWTGTGFGWLQAVNTWQHHMRPAQGDRAGRNTTNAVTGKTADADTLTLERMFHVLTPAR; encoded by the coding sequence ATGTCCCGCGAGACCAGTGAATGGCTGAACACGCAAACCCTTATCGGGATGACCGATCAGCGCGGCACCGCATGGCACTACCGCGCCGAGCACCAGGGCGAGGAGCCCAACCATTACCCGAGCTATATCCCGGTAGCGGATGTGCGGCGCAGGCTGTTCGGGTGGCGCGCGGAGGCGGTGCCGCCGCATTACCCTGTGCCGTTCGGCGCTACCCCGGAGACTCCAGCCGATCCGGCCAACCCCGGTTATCGGCTGGTCGAAGTGCCGGGGTCGCCGTTTCCGATGATGGCGGATCTGTCCCGGCAGCTGGTTTTCCGCAGCGACACCGGCCGCCCACTGGGCGTGTTCTCGAGCAAATACCCGGTGATGCAGTACGGGGAAATGCTGTTGGACGGACTCGCGGCGCTGGTGACCCCGGACGGTTTGGCCGTCTCGGATGATGCGCTGGGGATCGGGTCGGCCGGGCTGTTGAAGGGCGGCGCGGTCGCGTGGGTGCAGATCGAACGCCCCGACACCGTGACCACGTCCGAAGGCGTTGATTTCCGGACCTCGATTCTGGCCAGCGCGTCGATGGATGGATCGTTGCCGCTGTCGTACGCGGCGGTGAATCAGGTTGTGGTGTGCGACAACACCCACGCGTGGGCGTTGGACGAAGCCGAGCGGTCCGGGCGGATCTGGAAGCTACGCCGCCGCTCCGCGCTGTCGCAGTTCGCTTTCAAGGACGCCCGCGCGGCGTTGCAGATGGTGGTGGAAGCCGAAGACGGTTTCGCCGCTGATATCGCGAAGCTGTGCGATCTGTCGGTGAGCCCGGCCCAGTTCCGCAGGCTGCTGGACGATTTCGCGCCGATGCCCGACGAGGACGCGCCCAAAGCGACACGGACCCGGGCCGAGAACAAGCGAGGCCAGATCGAAAAGCTCTGGGTATCCGACGAGCGCGTAAAGCCCTGGACGGGAACCGGTTTCGGATGGCTGCAAGCCGTCAACACGTGGCAGCACCACATGCGACCCGCCCAGGGCGACCGCGCCGGACGCAACACCACCAACGCCGTAACCGGCAAGACCGCCGATGCCGACACGCTCACTCTGGAACGGATGTTCCATGTACTCACCCCGGCGCGATGA
- a CDS encoding recombinase family protein: MVNVLYAERISLDRKERSTDSIERQHAKLELRREEESRSRAVTVVGHAVDRSVSGSVDMFDRPKLGQWLNEEGRDRWDELWVTTQDRLSRNDIHFLAFVFKILEWGKTLVVLDDPSLDLRTPEGRLIAHAKALGPSKELARIRARITESHETRRYTRAWPGGVPTYGYVTTKIILDGKPRKVLQLDEYMVSVLHEMRRWMVEGGDTIKGVCTKLNARKELTAKDRWRLSIEQPIKNGVGEVWSPSSVSYLLSSPALLGQKLHKTKPMFNPDGSPLIIADPVFDREEWATLQAAINERRRSPYRKYGASPLLGVTFCGRCEASATHVATFRGEDEAPRYRYYRCTNQRQEKPCPGVSKKAVEVEEIVERVFLQEVGDINVATKSWTPGEDHAEELARVRAAIARLENERDTSLGWDDEDEEGYLSRKARLVARRNELKSKPSRPSGWAYSDTGQKYRDAWEMADEQGRRKLLVDAGVRFVINAPDDFDVQIPDDIAARLQAVSLVA, from the coding sequence ATGGTTAACGTGCTTTACGCTGAGCGGATCAGCCTCGATCGCAAGGAGCGGTCCACCGACTCGATCGAGAGGCAGCACGCCAAACTGGAGCTGCGCCGCGAAGAGGAGTCCCGGTCGCGTGCTGTGACCGTCGTCGGTCACGCAGTTGATCGCTCGGTCTCCGGCAGCGTCGACATGTTCGACCGCCCGAAGCTCGGTCAGTGGTTGAACGAGGAAGGGCGCGACCGCTGGGATGAGCTATGGGTGACCACCCAGGACCGACTATCCCGAAACGACATACATTTCTTGGCGTTCGTATTCAAGATTCTTGAATGGGGAAAGACGCTCGTCGTTCTCGATGATCCTTCGCTCGATCTTCGCACCCCTGAGGGTAGGTTGATCGCCCATGCAAAAGCGCTCGGCCCGTCCAAGGAACTAGCGCGTATTCGTGCGCGAATCACTGAGAGCCATGAAACTCGACGTTACACCAGGGCGTGGCCCGGCGGAGTGCCGACCTATGGCTACGTGACAACGAAGATAATTTTGGATGGCAAACCCCGAAAGGTGCTCCAGCTCGATGAGTATATGGTCTCGGTTCTTCACGAGATGCGACGCTGGATGGTTGAGGGCGGCGACACAATCAAAGGTGTTTGCACCAAACTGAATGCTCGAAAAGAGCTTACTGCTAAAGACCGGTGGCGCTTGTCCATCGAGCAGCCGATCAAGAACGGCGTTGGCGAAGTTTGGTCACCTTCATCAGTTTCCTACCTGTTGTCTTCCCCGGCATTGCTGGGGCAGAAACTGCACAAGACGAAGCCTATGTTCAACCCGGACGGTTCTCCACTCATCATTGCCGACCCTGTTTTCGATCGCGAGGAATGGGCCACCCTTCAGGCGGCAATCAACGAGCGCCGACGTTCTCCCTATCGGAAGTATGGCGCATCACCACTTCTGGGAGTTACTTTCTGTGGCCGTTGCGAAGCCTCGGCAACACATGTTGCAACGTTCCGGGGTGAAGATGAGGCACCACGATATAGGTACTACAGATGTACCAATCAGCGACAAGAAAAACCGTGCCCCGGTGTCAGTAAAAAGGCTGTCGAGGTCGAGGAAATTGTTGAACGGGTCTTTCTGCAAGAAGTCGGCGATATCAATGTCGCCACCAAATCTTGGACTCCGGGAGAAGATCATGCCGAGGAGTTGGCGCGAGTCCGTGCAGCTATTGCACGGCTGGAGAATGAACGTGATACATCCCTCGGATGGGACGACGAGGACGAAGAAGGTTATCTTTCTCGCAAAGCGCGTCTCGTAGCTCGTAGAAACGAGCTTAAGTCTAAGCCGAGCCGTCCTTCTGGATGGGCGTATTCCGACACTGGTCAGAAATATCGCGATGCCTGGGAAATGGCGGACGAGCAAGGCAGGAGGAAACTCTTGGTCGACGCCGGTGTTCGGTTCGTCATCAATGCGCCGGATGACTTTGACGTCCAAATTCCGGACGACATCGCTGCCCGGCTCCAAGCTGTCTCCCTGGTCGCGTAA
- a CDS encoding NYN domain-containing protein, which yields MFTETTAGVAGLVAPLRPARISGWLRAAFRRLAPLPSPLPVPGRRAGVGEVVAVLFDADNIAPTKAGAVLASAAELGSLRIVRAYGDFFGTSLAGWRHAMIAHAISGRQVTTVTAGKDTVDHAIVADAIRLACTTDVSTVVIASSDSDFIDLAMQLREIGCKVHGYGERKSARAMIAACDRFVYLEDLSARPSAAHASGRAATAKSTAKVATPKSGLPRRQRRSRSPRP from the coding sequence ATGTTCACCGAGACGACCGCAGGCGTCGCCGGATTGGTCGCGCCGCTGCGCCCCGCGCGCATTTCCGGCTGGCTTCGCGCGGCGTTCCGGCGCCTGGCTCCACTGCCGTCGCCGCTGCCTGTTCCGGGTCGGCGGGCGGGTGTCGGTGAGGTGGTCGCGGTGCTGTTCGACGCGGACAACATCGCGCCGACCAAGGCCGGCGCGGTCCTCGCCTCTGCCGCAGAACTGGGTTCGCTTCGGATCGTGCGCGCCTACGGTGACTTCTTCGGTACTTCGCTGGCGGGGTGGCGGCACGCGATGATCGCGCACGCGATCTCGGGCCGACAGGTCACCACGGTGACAGCGGGTAAGGACACCGTCGATCACGCGATCGTGGCCGATGCGATCCGCCTGGCTTGCACGACTGACGTGAGCACGGTCGTGATCGCCTCCAGTGACTCCGACTTCATCGACTTGGCAATGCAATTGCGCGAGATCGGATGCAAGGTGCACGGATACGGCGAACGCAAGTCCGCGCGGGCGATGATCGCCGCGTGTGATCGTTTCGTCTACCTTGAAGACCTCTCCGCGCGCCCCTCTGCTGCACATGCTTCGGGCCGTGCAGCAACGGCCAAGTCCACCGCGAAGGTGGCAACGCCGAAATCCGGCCTGCCGCGAAGGCAACGGCGAAGCCGAAGCCCGCGCCCGTGA
- a CDS encoding relaxase/mobilization nuclease domain-containing protein encodes MPNVTRGGHMGGLLAYLVGPGRADKHRFPHLVAADETVTADYPVGVELSPAQANSIARRLDRARRLFGVEVNVPNYLRDAEGRVRFDDRGRKVKDPAQPFTAGHVWHCSLSLRAEEGELADDTWGRIATAFMDKMGFTADGSGRSPARWVAVRHGLSTGGNDHIHIAASAVRDDGTKVDLWREQKRSQRAVGELEHEFGLRVLESRHTRVGTRGLTRAELSPGDDHAVAEPARWRLERVVRACAVASREEGEFVRRLRQEKLIVLPRYADGDTGAVIGYAVAEPTRSRRRLVYYGGGRLASDLTLPALRNEWDRSVSLDADAVGEWQAAHRNRPPVNPDGAEVLPVDAAEVQRAAQDLQWWNRYLAQIPPDDHDQWARAAARTAGVMAAWSVRTEPVPGPLATTARVLAKSAQRPAHTRWHRPARTLTAGGAALIMLQTRQQSTATSYHLVLTQLTRAAHAVRDAHTAMGELHRAAEIDHALRSELAVVHARYAPVPADHDRQLSAQMQRVLDGALDFGVIGSSESDRSASTGEPQRLPPQHDQDVGDQFNERGYDR; translated from the coding sequence ATGCCGAACGTGACCCGTGGCGGTCACATGGGCGGATTGCTGGCCTACCTCGTCGGGCCGGGCCGCGCCGACAAGCACCGCTTTCCCCACCTGGTCGCCGCCGACGAAACAGTCACCGCGGACTACCCTGTCGGCGTCGAGCTCTCCCCGGCGCAAGCGAACTCGATCGCCCGGCGTTTGGATCGGGCGCGTCGGCTTTTCGGTGTCGAGGTCAATGTCCCGAACTACCTGCGCGACGCGGAGGGACGCGTCCGGTTCGACGACCGAGGCCGCAAGGTCAAGGACCCCGCCCAGCCGTTCACTGCCGGGCATGTGTGGCACTGTTCGCTGTCCTTGCGGGCGGAGGAAGGCGAGCTGGCCGACGACACGTGGGGTCGGATCGCGACCGCGTTCATGGACAAGATGGGGTTCACCGCCGACGGTTCCGGTCGCTCACCCGCCCGCTGGGTCGCGGTCCGCCACGGTCTGTCCACCGGCGGCAACGACCACATCCACATCGCCGCCTCCGCTGTCCGCGACGACGGCACGAAAGTCGATCTGTGGCGCGAGCAGAAGCGGTCCCAGCGGGCGGTGGGGGAGCTGGAGCACGAGTTCGGTTTGCGGGTTCTCGAATCCCGGCACACCCGGGTCGGCACGCGCGGATTGACCCGCGCCGAACTCTCGCCCGGAGACGATCACGCGGTCGCGGAGCCAGCGCGGTGGCGACTTGAGCGGGTCGTGCGCGCGTGCGCGGTCGCCTCGCGGGAGGAGGGCGAGTTCGTTCGTCGGCTCCGTCAGGAGAAGCTGATCGTTCTGCCGCGCTACGCAGACGGCGACACCGGTGCGGTGATCGGTTACGCGGTCGCGGAGCCGACACGCAGCCGCAGGCGGCTGGTCTATTACGGTGGTGGGCGGCTCGCCTCGGATCTGACGCTTCCCGCGTTGCGCAATGAATGGGACCGCAGCGTGTCCCTCGATGCCGACGCGGTGGGGGAGTGGCAGGCGGCTCATCGCAATCGTCCGCCGGTCAACCCAGATGGCGCTGAGGTGCTGCCGGTGGACGCGGCCGAGGTTCAGCGTGCGGCGCAGGATCTGCAATGGTGGAATCGCTACCTCGCCCAGATCCCACCCGATGATCATGACCAATGGGCACGTGCTGCGGCCCGCACTGCGGGTGTCATGGCCGCGTGGTCGGTGCGCACGGAACCGGTCCCGGGCCCGTTGGCGACGACCGCTCGGGTCTTGGCGAAGTCCGCGCAGCGGCCCGCTCACACTCGCTGGCACAGACCCGCGCGGACACTGACCGCTGGCGGTGCGGCGCTGATCATGCTCCAAACCCGCCAGCAGTCGACGGCGACTTCCTACCACCTGGTGCTGACCCAGCTCACCCGCGCGGCCCACGCGGTGCGCGATGCTCACACCGCGATGGGTGAGTTGCACCGTGCAGCCGAAATCGACCACGCGCTGCGTTCAGAGTTGGCCGTCGTGCATGCCCGCTACGCACCGGTCCCGGCCGATCACGACCGGCAGCTGTCAGCCCAGATGCAGCGTGTGCTCGACGGTGCACTCGATTTCGGTGTGATCGGGTCCAGCGAATCCGATCGCTCGGCGTCCACGGGCGAACCCCAGCGATTGCCGCCGCAGCACGATCAGGACGTCGGCGATCAGTTCAACGAGCGCGGATATGACCGTTAG
- a CDS encoding lipase family protein codes for MNRIPVRRRLATALMTTTLTVLAVAGPAAAQPIPPSDPFYAIPANLAAAANGSVIDSRSIDLLGVPLPVRAWQVKYKSLDAEDRPTTGVTTIVTPVTPWTGPGARPLISHQLAEDSLGTECAPSFALARGSAARFNNGNVEAPLAVLALRQNWAVAFPDYQGPQARFLDKDQAAHSVLDSLRAARSFAPAGLGSSPLGLTGFSGGSLASVWAAQAQPGYAPELPLAGVAVGGVPYGLDDTVGHVSGTTNAGLGFLVLAAMHRLSPAADIPALLNGEGKRMLAETANYCGFDFLRNYLFADVDDFTIDPDIGTEPRIRAIARQIDVDAATPPTTPTYFWHSTEDDVLPIEAADQLAASWCRAGAELTYVRTSDSAHALSGVAGFPAALDYLGQRFAGATAPTQCG; via the coding sequence ATGAACCGCATTCCAGTTCGGCGGCGCCTGGCGACGGCCTTGATGACGACCACACTCACCGTCCTGGCCGTCGCCGGACCCGCAGCGGCACAGCCGATTCCGCCGTCGGACCCGTTCTACGCCATTCCGGCGAACCTGGCCGCGGCGGCCAACGGGTCCGTCATCGACTCGCGGTCGATCGACCTTCTCGGTGTGCCGCTGCCGGTGCGCGCCTGGCAGGTGAAATACAAGTCACTGGACGCCGAGGACCGGCCGACCACCGGCGTCACCACGATCGTGACGCCGGTCACGCCGTGGACGGGCCCGGGCGCACGTCCACTGATCAGCCACCAGCTGGCCGAGGACAGCCTCGGAACCGAATGCGCCCCGTCGTTCGCCCTCGCGCGGGGGTCGGCGGCGCGGTTCAACAACGGCAACGTGGAGGCGCCGCTCGCGGTGCTCGCACTGCGGCAGAACTGGGCCGTCGCCTTCCCCGACTACCAAGGTCCGCAGGCGCGTTTCCTGGACAAGGACCAAGCCGCGCACAGTGTGCTCGACAGTCTCCGCGCGGCCCGGTCGTTCGCTCCCGCCGGGCTGGGGTCGTCGCCGCTCGGCCTGACCGGCTTTTCCGGCGGATCGCTCGCCAGCGTGTGGGCGGCCCAGGCGCAGCCCGGCTACGCACCGGAACTCCCGCTCGCCGGTGTCGCCGTCGGCGGCGTGCCGTACGGCCTCGACGACACCGTCGGGCACGTGAGCGGAACCACGAACGCCGGACTCGGCTTCCTGGTGCTGGCTGCGATGCATCGGCTTTCCCCGGCTGCCGATATCCCGGCGCTGCTGAACGGCGAAGGCAAGCGCATGCTCGCCGAAACGGCGAACTACTGCGGATTCGACTTCCTGCGGAACTACCTGTTCGCCGACGTCGACGACTTCACGATCGACCCCGATATCGGGACCGAGCCGCGCATCCGAGCGATCGCACGCCAGATCGACGTCGATGCCGCCACACCGCCGACCACGCCGACCTACTTTTGGCACTCCACCGAGGATGACGTTCTCCCGATCGAGGCCGCCGATCAGCTCGCCGCTTCGTGGTGCCGGGCCGGTGCGGAATTGACCTATGTGCGGACGAGCGATTCGGCGCACGCGCTCTCAGGAGTGGCGGGTTTCCCCGCGGCGCTGGACTATCTCGGTCAGCGGTTCGCCGGTGCCACCGCGCCGACTCAGTGCGGCTGA
- a CDS encoding ParB N-terminal domain-containing protein — protein sequence MTHGTETDMTNTDNTEVPDTDTSAVAGGEVAVVDSPALESAEVVYDAELVEEQPEEFRTAEVDPGELDFEVPEGESRYDLDNDPELVESVRAWGVLEPVTVYPGAEGRYRVARGRRRVLAAQLTGRKVPIVVRGMMGDESEAMIQTIAAEMHTNDRRTDYTDRERANRWAQMSLYGASVARIVRDTSAKRDDVKAALAAVDSGVAMDAVDSGQFSFEQAAVIAEYEQAGDVDAVSRLMSVSAEGFAVEAGRIAADRARIAEQFRASLAYAQRGFSFVIREPGSAGTELPDGEYLRAEELRTAEGGEVTAEVVDAAPGLWSMYLEQYPESVAVDAESGEPVDFDEIDWETRHDRSSAAYEGLRHFDSITLESSWQPEYWLPVENLEASGLVVAEEIAPGLIMVPDTAEEASEDEEPKQGEDASEAGEGEEPTEGGQDATEQAATEEARRAAGEAAIAALEARRVAEEKRAEDTRERQRVIALNIEGTAAKEERCVFVAQLLTRKTLPSDAAAFIAEALLLEPDLLNRHRSQSGALELLNFGDRDKACKHNEDASEKRSLVLVYGLVLGAHEARIEQDHWRAKTDGFWGDGPGYRRYLRHLADQGHRLEPVEQVTAGHLDLADIDIEALRAKHKAQREEQKALAAQAFAAAA from the coding sequence ATGACTCACGGCACCGAAACCGATATGACCAACACCGACAACACCGAGGTTCCCGACACCGACACCAGCGCCGTCGCCGGTGGTGAGGTGGCCGTGGTCGACTCGCCCGCGCTGGAATCGGCCGAGGTCGTCTACGACGCCGAATTGGTCGAGGAGCAGCCCGAGGAGTTCCGGACAGCCGAAGTCGATCCGGGCGAACTGGACTTCGAGGTTCCCGAGGGAGAATCCCGCTACGACCTGGACAACGACCCCGAATTGGTCGAGTCCGTGCGGGCGTGGGGTGTGCTGGAACCGGTGACGGTCTACCCCGGAGCCGAGGGCCGCTACCGAGTCGCGCGTGGCCGACGCCGGGTGCTAGCCGCACAGTTGACCGGCCGAAAGGTTCCGATCGTCGTGCGCGGCATGATGGGGGACGAGTCCGAGGCGATGATTCAGACCATCGCGGCCGAGATGCACACCAACGACCGCCGCACCGATTACACCGATCGGGAGCGTGCGAACCGGTGGGCTCAGATGTCGCTGTACGGGGCGAGCGTGGCCCGGATCGTGCGTGACACTTCCGCCAAGCGCGACGACGTGAAAGCCGCACTTGCGGCGGTCGATTCAGGCGTGGCTATGGATGCGGTGGATTCCGGCCAGTTCAGTTTCGAACAGGCCGCCGTGATCGCGGAGTACGAACAGGCCGGGGATGTCGACGCCGTGTCACGGCTCATGAGTGTGTCCGCCGAGGGGTTCGCGGTCGAAGCAGGCAGGATCGCGGCCGACCGCGCCCGGATCGCCGAACAGTTCCGTGCATCGCTGGCCTACGCCCAGCGCGGATTTTCGTTCGTGATCCGTGAACCCGGTTCCGCCGGAACGGAATTGCCGGATGGCGAGTACCTGCGCGCCGAGGAACTGCGGACCGCCGAGGGCGGGGAGGTCACTGCCGAAGTGGTGGACGCCGCGCCGGGGCTGTGGTCTATGTATCTGGAGCAGTACCCGGAATCGGTGGCAGTCGACGCCGAGTCCGGCGAGCCGGTCGACTTCGATGAAATCGACTGGGAGACCCGCCACGACCGCAGCAGCGCGGCTTATGAGGGGTTGCGGCATTTCGACAGCATCACTCTGGAAAGCAGCTGGCAGCCCGAGTACTGGCTACCGGTCGAGAACCTGGAAGCGTCCGGGCTGGTCGTAGCCGAGGAGATCGCGCCCGGCCTAATCATGGTCCCCGACACCGCTGAGGAAGCCAGCGAGGACGAGGAGCCCAAGCAGGGCGAGGACGCCAGCGAGGCGGGGGAGGGCGAGGAGCCCACGGAGGGCGGCCAGGACGCTACCGAGCAGGCAGCCACCGAGGAAGCCCGGCGTGCGGCAGGGGAGGCCGCTATCGCGGCGTTGGAGGCGCGTCGTGTCGCCGAGGAGAAGCGCGCGGAGGACACCCGCGAGCGGCAGCGGGTTATCGCGCTCAACATCGAGGGCACGGCGGCGAAAGAGGAGCGGTGCGTGTTCGTGGCGCAGTTGCTCACCCGCAAGACCCTGCCCAGTGATGCCGCCGCATTCATCGCGGAGGCGTTGTTGCTCGAGCCGGATCTGTTGAACCGGCATCGTTCGCAGTCGGGTGCGCTGGAGTTGCTGAACTTCGGCGACCGTGACAAGGCGTGCAAGCACAACGAGGACGCCTCCGAAAAGCGCAGCCTAGTACTGGTTTACGGGCTGGTACTCGGCGCGCATGAGGCCCGGATCGAGCAGGACCATTGGCGGGCCAAGACCGATGGGTTCTGGGGTGACGGGCCGGGCTACCGCCGCTACCTGCGCCATCTGGCCGACCAGGGCCACCGGTTGGAACCGGTCGAGCAGGTCACGGCCGGACATCTGGATTTGGCCGATATCGACATCGAAGCCCTGCGCGCCAAGCACAAGGCCCAGCGCGAGGAGCAAAAGGCACTCGCCGCCCAGGCATTCGCCGCCGCAGCCTGA
- a CDS encoding NAD(P)/FAD-dependent oxidoreductase: MSDPVLIIGAGPGGLAAGACVQSAGREVVIVDKADTLGSAWRGHYERLHLHTIRHHSHLPGFKFARSYGDWVARENVVRYLEDYAAHHGLSVRTGVAVDKLERAGDRWIARSPQGDITAREVVVATGYNHTPLIPEWPGRNEFRGELVHSAQYRNPRPYAGRSVLVVGTGNTGAEIAVDLVEGGAARVWLAVRTVPTFVRREVAPGIGQSSVGILLRRLPVPFVDRFISIASRLTTPNLSSFGLPRPAADVYTRLLADGAIPIIDVGLIDLIKAGKIEIVGAVQGFEADKVLLANSAAIAPDAVIAATGFQHGLENLVGHLDLLDAQGRPTVHGGQTHPDAPGLYFTGFTNPISGMFRELAIDAKKIAAAIG; encoded by the coding sequence GTGAGCGATCCGGTTCTGATCATCGGTGCGGGGCCCGGTGGGCTGGCGGCGGGTGCCTGCGTGCAATCGGCAGGGCGGGAGGTTGTCATCGTCGACAAGGCCGACACCCTCGGTTCGGCGTGGCGCGGCCATTACGAGCGGCTGCATCTGCACACCATCCGGCATCATTCGCACCTTCCCGGGTTCAAATTCGCACGCTCCTACGGGGATTGGGTCGCAAGGGAGAATGTGGTCCGGTACCTGGAGGACTACGCGGCTCATCACGGGCTGTCGGTGCGCACGGGTGTCGCCGTCGACAAACTCGAGCGGGCAGGTGATCGCTGGATCGCCCGGAGTCCGCAGGGCGACATCACCGCCCGTGAGGTCGTCGTCGCGACCGGCTACAACCACACACCACTGATTCCGGAGTGGCCGGGGCGCAACGAGTTTCGTGGTGAGCTCGTGCATTCCGCGCAATACCGCAATCCGCGGCCGTATGCCGGGCGTTCGGTGCTGGTCGTCGGCACCGGCAACACCGGTGCGGAGATCGCCGTCGACCTCGTCGAGGGCGGTGCGGCGCGGGTATGGCTGGCGGTGCGCACCGTGCCCACCTTCGTCCGCCGGGAGGTCGCGCCGGGGATCGGCCAGAGTTCGGTGGGCATTCTGCTGCGCAGGTTGCCGGTGCCGTTCGTCGATCGGTTCATCTCGATCGCCAGCCGGCTCACCACACCGAACCTCAGTTCCTTCGGATTGCCCAGGCCCGCCGCGGACGTCTACACGCGGCTGCTGGCCGACGGCGCGATCCCGATCATCGATGTCGGTCTGATCGATCTGATCAAGGCGGGCAAGATCGAAATCGTCGGTGCTGTCCAGGGATTCGAGGCGGACAAGGTGCTGCTGGCGAATTCGGCGGCAATCGCGCCGGACGCGGTGATCGCCGCGACCGGATTCCAGCACGGCCTGGAAAATCTCGTCGGCCATCTGGATCTGCTCGACGCGCAGGGGCGTCCGACGGTGCATGGCGGGCAGACGCATCCGGACGCGCCGGGCCTCTACTTCACTGGGTTCACCAACCCGATCAGCGGCATGTTCCGGGAACTCGCCATCGATGCGAAGAAGATCGCCGCCGCGATCGGCTGA